One stretch of Aquimarina sp. Aq107 DNA includes these proteins:
- a CDS encoding PKD domain-containing protein, giving the protein MKKIALLKTKTQHYSKQKRYNILRILSLFLLGVFYQNTAFSQENRSYDLGDEKIFTQTFWNKKSDIITLDVSKDISYKGKITKKEGNTDTYSIIGSVNNDNTSTFHITKQNNIISGHIVLYKEKIAYRYYSDDVNTVLVQKIDIHKVLCIDYEKVTSEETNTNKASSRAPLLSSLPGSAYTVYLDFDGEVVSDTWWVNGGTINAQPTGYSDAKITEIWRIMAEDFRPFDINITTDRAAFENTPINQRMMCIFTPTTDAAPGSGGVAYLNSFSNTNIDNPCWVYNSGTRSAGETGSHEVGHTLGLSHDGVPGNQYYAGHADWSPIMGWSASKPIGQWSKGEYDNAITQEDDMAIISGNRNGFGYKADDHSDDIAQATPIQASTDGTVNPSLHQALISTKEDKDLFSFITAGGEVNFDIDPDPFYPNLNIQARIISGTGEELAISNPTNSLSASINTTLAGGTYFIEIDGVGEGNVSNGYSDYSSVGFYEISGSYTPGNNNQPPIANFEASIDCDQVRFLNTSINTITSVSWDFGDGTTSTELNPTHTYTANGTYTVSLTATNTIGEDTNTKEDLITINIANLPENMNQSICPGNTTTITASGSSGYIWYDAIDSNTAIATGADLDVSNLTEDQTFYVAGTIEPIISAVTGIQDISSNSGDIHQGGFNLVFDVNQPIILKKATVVAEGSGNRTLQLIDAAGTVLETKTINIPDGESIIDINMNIPAGIDLEIGFLEEANLFRSNDNINYPYIVENVISIKRSSATTAPEGFYYYLYNWEISTLGGCQTTERAVVEISISDAPALPTMNINAETNEISAVETYASYQWYFNNQEIEGATSSSYLAEETGTYNLEVFNDVGCSTFSENIEIQSLSIIDIESPENQITLYPNPTREILNIDGVSALEDKYSLKVVNSLGQTIINRSDIPETLNTSTLPEGLYFLLINNKLVDRFIKTTN; this is encoded by the coding sequence ATGAAAAAAATTGCACTCTTAAAAACAAAAACCCAACATTATTCTAAACAAAAGCGATACAATATTTTAAGAATACTTAGTTTATTTCTGCTTGGTGTCTTTTATCAAAATACTGCGTTCTCTCAAGAAAACAGATCATACGATTTGGGAGATGAAAAGATTTTTACCCAAACCTTTTGGAATAAAAAATCTGACATAATTACTTTAGATGTTTCAAAAGATATATCCTATAAAGGAAAAATTACCAAAAAAGAAGGAAATACAGACACATACTCTATTATTGGAAGTGTAAATAATGATAATACTTCTACATTTCATATTACAAAACAAAATAATATCATTTCTGGCCATATTGTATTATACAAAGAAAAAATAGCATATCGATATTACTCAGATGATGTGAATACAGTTCTCGTTCAAAAAATAGATATTCATAAAGTTCTTTGTATAGATTATGAAAAAGTAACTTCAGAAGAAACTAATACTAATAAAGCATCTTCTAGAGCACCTTTATTATCTAGTCTTCCTGGATCTGCATATACCGTATATTTAGATTTTGATGGAGAAGTAGTTAGTGATACTTGGTGGGTTAATGGAGGAACGATTAATGCACAACCAACTGGATATAGCGATGCTAAAATCACAGAAATATGGAGAATTATGGCCGAAGATTTCAGGCCTTTTGATATTAATATTACTACAGATAGAGCTGCTTTCGAAAATACTCCGATCAATCAAAGGATGATGTGTATTTTCACTCCTACTACAGATGCAGCTCCAGGATCTGGAGGTGTTGCATATCTCAATTCTTTCTCTAACACCAATATAGACAACCCGTGTTGGGTATATAATAGCGGAACCAGATCAGCAGGAGAAACAGGATCTCATGAAGTTGGTCATACCCTAGGTTTATCACATGATGGCGTACCTGGAAATCAATATTATGCTGGTCATGCAGATTGGAGTCCAATTATGGGATGGAGCGCTAGTAAACCTATTGGACAATGGAGTAAAGGAGAATATGATAATGCTATTACACAAGAAGATGACATGGCAATCATATCAGGAAATAGAAATGGTTTTGGGTATAAAGCAGATGATCATTCTGATGACATAGCACAAGCTACACCTATACAAGCAAGTACGGATGGGACCGTTAATCCATCATTACATCAGGCTTTAATTTCTACAAAAGAGGATAAAGATTTATTTTCTTTTATTACTGCTGGTGGTGAAGTGAATTTTGATATTGATCCAGATCCATTTTACCCTAACCTAAATATCCAAGCAAGAATAATTAGTGGTACAGGAGAAGAGCTTGCCATCTCTAATCCAACTAATAGTCTTAGTGCTAGTATTAATACCACTTTAGCTGGAGGAACATATTTTATAGAAATCGATGGTGTTGGAGAAGGAAATGTTTCTAATGGGTATTCGGATTATTCCTCTGTTGGTTTTTACGAAATCTCAGGGTCTTACACTCCTGGAAACAATAATCAACCTCCTATTGCTAATTTCGAAGCATCCATAGATTGTGATCAAGTACGTTTTTTAAATACGTCTATCAATACAATTACTTCGGTTTCCTGGGATTTTGGTGATGGAACTACTTCTACAGAATTGAATCCTACACATACCTATACAGCAAATGGTACATATACGGTATCACTAACAGCGACTAATACAATAGGAGAAGATACCAATACCAAAGAAGATTTAATCACGATTAATATTGCAAACTTACCAGAAAACATGAACCAATCCATATGTCCTGGAAATACCACCACGATAACGGCATCGGGTAGTTCTGGTTACATCTGGTATGATGCTATAGATAGTAATACAGCTATTGCTACAGGTGCTGACTTAGATGTTTCTAACCTCACAGAAGATCAAACATTTTATGTAGCAGGAACTATTGAGCCTATTATATCTGCAGTAACAGGAATTCAAGACATATCATCTAATTCTGGAGACATTCATCAAGGAGGGTTCAATCTAGTTTTTGATGTAAATCAACCAATTATCCTAAAAAAAGCAACAGTAGTAGCAGAAGGATCTGGAAATAGAACATTACAACTTATTGATGCAGCAGGAACTGTATTAGAAACTAAAACGATAAATATTCCTGATGGAGAAAGTATCATTGATATCAATATGAATATTCCTGCTGGAATAGACTTGGAAATAGGTTTTCTTGAAGAGGCTAATCTTTTCAGGAGTAATGATAATATTAATTACCCGTATATAGTAGAAAACGTAATTAGTATTAAAAGAAGTTCAGCAACCACTGCGCCAGAAGGATTCTACTACTATCTATACAATTGGGAGATTTCTACTTTAGGTGGATGCCAAACTACAGAACGTGCAGTAGTCGAAATAAGTATCTCAGATGCACCAGCATTACCTACAATGAATATTAATGCAGAAACAAATGAGATTTCGGCGGTAGAAACATATGCATCATATCAATGGTATTTTAATAATCAAGAAATAGAAGGTGCTACTTCTTCTAGCTACTTAGCAGAAGAAACAGGTACCTACAACTTAGAAGTATTTAACGATGTTGGATGTAGTACGTTCTCAGAAAATATTGAAATTCAGTCGTTATCTATTATAGATATTGAATCACCAGAAAATCAAATCACCTTATACCCTAACCCGACTAGAGAAATATTAAATATAGATGGAGTATCTGCTTTAGAAGATAAATATTCTCTAAAAGTTGTAAATAGTTTAGGTCAGACAATAATAAATAGATCCGATATTCCTGAGACTTTAAATACTAGTACTCTTCCAGAAGGATTATACTTCTTACTAATAAATAATAAATTAGTAGATCGATTTATTAAAACAACAAATTAA
- a CDS encoding patatin family protein, with the protein MRALVISGGGSKGAYAGGVAQYLMQEEGRKYDLFLGTSTGSLLIPQLALGNIDKVYDIYTNVNQSTIFSVNPFRTRKKGNREFVSINFFNTVVQFLKRKRTFGESKNLRRNIRRNFSEIEFELAKKKVEDIVVTVSNLTKNTTEYKSIKDFSYEDFCDWIWISCNYVPFMSLVTKNGCEYADGGFGSMVPIREAIKRGATEVDAVILESENMEHNKVLGKNPFSLMVNLFSFMFDQVEGHDTVVGKLAAKNKNVVLNLYYTPSKLTENSLVFNKKLMRNWWQQGFEYAAEKAKQAEENKLKDIDMAG; encoded by the coding sequence ATGCGCGCATTAGTCATATCCGGAGGAGGAAGTAAAGGAGCATACGCAGGTGGTGTAGCTCAATATTTAATGCAGGAGGAAGGAAGGAAGTATGATCTTTTTCTCGGAACTTCTACCGGAAGTTTGTTAATTCCTCAATTAGCATTAGGAAACATTGATAAAGTATATGATATCTATACCAATGTAAATCAAAGTACTATTTTTAGTGTAAATCCTTTTAGAACCAGAAAGAAAGGGAATCGAGAATTCGTTTCAATTAATTTCTTTAACACGGTTGTACAATTCCTGAAGAGAAAAAGAACCTTTGGAGAAAGCAAGAATCTTAGAAGAAATATTCGTAGAAATTTTTCTGAAATAGAGTTTGAACTTGCTAAAAAGAAGGTGGAAGACATTGTTGTTACAGTATCTAATTTGACAAAAAACACTACAGAGTATAAGTCTATAAAGGATTTCTCCTACGAGGATTTTTGTGATTGGATTTGGATATCTTGTAATTATGTTCCTTTTATGAGTTTAGTAACCAAAAATGGTTGCGAATATGCTGATGGTGGTTTTGGTTCTATGGTTCCTATTAGAGAAGCAATTAAAAGAGGTGCTACAGAGGTTGATGCCGTTATCCTAGAATCCGAAAATATGGAACATAATAAAGTACTAGGTAAGAATCCTTTTTCTTTAATGGTAAACTTGTTTAGTTTTATGTTTGATCAGGTAGAAGGTCACGATACTGTGGTAGGAAAGTTAGCTGCAAAAAATAAAAATGTAGTCCTCAATTTATATTATACACCTTCTAAATTAACAGAAAATTCGCTTGTGTTTAATAAAAAGTTGATGCGTAATTGGTGGCAGCAAGGATTTGAATATGCAGCTGAGAAAGCAAAGCAAGCTGAAGAAAATAAATTAAAAGATATTGATATGGCGGGATAA
- a CDS encoding patatin family protein yields the protein MRALVISGGGSKGAFAGGVAQYLIQDLGREYDLYVGTSTGSLLISHLALAKIQEIKEIYTSVNQSSIFRNCPFIIKKKRGYNEISINHFNVFRNLIKGNKSFGDSRNLRDLIKQSVTQTHFHKIKQTDKDVIITVTNLSTNEVEYKSIKECTYQEYCDWIWISCNYPPFMSLVRKNNCDYVDGGLGSMVPIEEAIRRGATEVDVIVLETEINYLNRMPTKNPFTLITSMVDFMMDTIEHQNIRIGKFIASRKDVAMDLYYTPTVLTTNSLVFEKEKMKKWWKKGYEFAKEKNISNRL from the coding sequence ATGCGTGCATTAGTAATTTCTGGAGGAGGAAGTAAAGGAGCTTTTGCAGGTGGAGTAGCACAGTATTTAATTCAGGATTTAGGAAGAGAATACGATTTATATGTAGGAACATCTACAGGTAGTCTTCTGATTTCTCATTTAGCTCTCGCTAAAATACAAGAGATAAAGGAAATATACACTTCGGTTAATCAATCTTCAATTTTTAGGAACTGCCCTTTTATTATTAAAAAGAAAAGAGGGTACAATGAGATTTCAATTAATCATTTTAATGTATTCCGGAATTTAATAAAAGGTAATAAGTCTTTTGGGGATAGTAGAAATCTTAGGGATCTTATTAAGCAATCAGTAACACAAACGCATTTTCATAAAATTAAGCAAACTGATAAGGATGTTATTATTACAGTGACAAATTTATCAACCAATGAAGTCGAGTATAAATCTATTAAAGAGTGTACATATCAAGAGTATTGTGATTGGATATGGATTTCTTGTAATTATCCACCATTTATGAGTTTGGTAAGAAAAAACAATTGTGATTATGTTGATGGAGGATTAGGATCTATGGTACCTATAGAAGAAGCTATTCGTAGAGGAGCTACAGAGGTTGATGTGATTGTTCTAGAAACCGAAATTAATTACCTTAATCGTATGCCTACAAAAAATCCATTTACTCTAATAACAAGTATGGTGGATTTTATGATGGATACTATAGAACATCAAAATATTAGAATTGGTAAATTTATAGCCAGTAGAAAGGATGTGGCTATGGATTTATATTATACACCTACGGTATTAACCACGAATTCATTAGTTTTTGAAAAAGAGAAAATGAAAAAATGGTGGAAAAAAGGCTATGAATTTGCCAAAGAAAAAAATATATCAAATAGACTATAA
- a CDS encoding M1 family metallopeptidase, producing the protein MRFILSLIISIASLGINAQQVDSLPKNTKEKQSSVDFITGKVNIFLDANYRKVEGRVIYTFRVKQPTKSIFIDAQNMRIMNVLLDGEKIDVVYDDKKIEITSDFKLGAEQTIEIQYIAAPKKALYFLEDYQGNDQIWTQGQGKYTSNWLPSFDDMNEKVIFDLTINYDSNYEVIANGKLVNKQAVNDSIQRWEYDMEHPMSSYLLALAIGKYDKVVETSESGIPLEMYYYPEDKDKFEPTYKHSKQLFDFLEKEIGYAFPWQNYKQIPVKDFLYAGMENTGTTIFSDAFVVDNIGFNDRNYINVNAHELAHQWFGDLVTETEGKHHWLQEGFATYYALLAEREIFGEEYFQYKLYESAEQLTEQSKANDATSLLDPKASSLTFYQRGAWALHALKNDIGEAHFKVTINNYLEKHKYGNVTTSDFITIAEEVSGTDLSDYQKIWLEAIEFPSQEALDILTKSTFIKKYLNLAAERTQPIAGKWGTLATALDFPINEYLGQEVIYQLEGDTSQEALALFTKAFETNNIYVRQAIANTMSSIPKSLQKQYESLLEDQSYATIEPALYHLWANFPSERSRYLEQTKDIIGFNDKNVRILWLVLALSTKEYQSEKHQDFYAELSGYSSSKHHFSTRENAFTYLESLQAFSDQSLIDLVDGAVHYNWRFRNFCRKVLDNLLKSPNFQKKYVDLKNNLPKRQQEFLEKKLTP; encoded by the coding sequence ATGCGATTTATTTTAAGTTTAATTATAAGTATTGCTTCCCTAGGAATCAATGCGCAACAGGTAGATAGTTTACCTAAAAACACAAAAGAAAAACAATCCTCTGTAGATTTTATAACTGGAAAGGTAAATATATTTCTGGATGCTAATTATAGAAAAGTAGAAGGAAGAGTAATTTATACATTTCGGGTAAAGCAACCTACGAAATCTATTTTTATTGATGCTCAAAATATGCGAATTATGAATGTTTTATTAGATGGCGAGAAGATAGATGTAGTATATGATGATAAAAAAATAGAAATCACTTCTGATTTTAAGTTAGGAGCTGAGCAAACTATTGAAATTCAGTATATAGCTGCTCCCAAAAAAGCACTTTATTTTTTAGAGGATTATCAGGGAAATGATCAAATCTGGACGCAGGGACAAGGTAAATACACATCTAATTGGTTACCAAGTTTTGATGATATGAATGAGAAAGTCATATTTGATCTAACAATCAATTATGATTCAAATTATGAAGTAATTGCTAATGGTAAATTAGTTAATAAGCAAGCGGTAAATGATTCTATCCAACGATGGGAATATGATATGGAACATCCTATGAGTAGTTATTTACTAGCATTGGCCATTGGAAAATATGATAAAGTGGTAGAAACCTCAGAAAGTGGTATCCCATTAGAAATGTACTATTATCCAGAAGATAAAGATAAATTCGAACCTACTTATAAGCACAGTAAACAGCTATTTGATTTTCTCGAAAAAGAGATTGGATATGCTTTTCCTTGGCAAAATTATAAGCAGATTCCGGTTAAAGATTTTTTATATGCGGGAATGGAAAACACAGGAACAACGATTTTTTCTGATGCTTTTGTAGTTGATAATATTGGTTTTAATGATCGTAATTATATCAATGTAAATGCCCACGAATTGGCGCACCAATGGTTTGGTGATTTAGTTACAGAAACAGAAGGAAAACATCATTGGCTTCAAGAAGGGTTTGCTACGTATTATGCATTGCTTGCCGAAAGAGAGATTTTTGGCGAAGAATATTTTCAGTATAAATTATATGAAAGTGCAGAACAGCTTACGGAGCAATCTAAAGCTAATGATGCTACTTCTTTATTAGATCCTAAGGCCAGTTCTCTTACATTCTACCAACGAGGTGCCTGGGCACTACATGCTCTTAAAAACGATATTGGTGAAGCGCATTTTAAGGTAACAATTAATAATTATTTAGAAAAACATAAATACGGTAATGTGACCACATCTGATTTTATTACGATTGCTGAAGAAGTAAGTGGTACAGATTTGTCAGATTATCAAAAAATATGGCTTGAAGCAATTGAGTTTCCTTCACAAGAAGCGTTAGATATATTAACAAAATCCACATTTATTAAAAAATATTTAAATCTTGCTGCAGAGCGAACACAACCCATCGCAGGTAAATGGGGAACGTTAGCAACAGCTTTAGATTTTCCCATAAACGAATATTTAGGTCAAGAGGTGATCTATCAATTAGAAGGAGATACATCACAAGAGGCACTGGCATTGTTTACAAAAGCATTTGAGACTAATAACATATATGTAAGACAAGCAATTGCAAATACGATGAGTAGTATTCCTAAAAGTTTACAAAAACAGTATGAGTCTTTATTAGAAGATCAATCGTATGCAACTATAGAACCGGCACTATATCATTTATGGGCTAACTTTCCTTCGGAGCGAAGTAGATATTTAGAGCAAACTAAAGATATTATTGGATTTAATGATAAAAATGTTCGAATTCTTTGGTTGGTCTTAGCATTAAGTACCAAAGAATATCAAAGCGAAAAACATCAGGATTTTTATGCAGAATTATCAGGGTATTCATCTTCGAAACATCATTTTAGCACTAGAGAAAATGCTTTTACATATTTAGAAAGTTTACAGGCTTTTTCCGACCAATCTCTTATAGATCTTGTTGATGGTGCTGTACATTATAATTGGAGATTTCGAAACTTTTGTAGAAAAGTTTTGGATAACCTTTTGAAGAGCCCTAATTTTCAAAAGAAATATGTAGATTTAAAGAATAATTTGCCAAAGAGACAACAAGAATTTTTAGAAAAGAAATTAACCCCATAA
- the recG gene encoding ATP-dependent DNA helicase RecG, translated as MNPNILQTPIDYLKGVGPSRADLLRTELGVHTYQDLVNLFPNRYIDKTNYYKINELQRTSAEVQMVGKIVHIKMVEQKRGKRLVAKFIDDTGEMELVWFRGHKWIKENLKLNTPYVIFGKTKYYNGFSMPHPEMELLSEHEKNLKVMMQPVYPSTEKLSNRGITNRVLSKMMQQLFLDTKARFYDTLSEEIRSELKLIHKSEAILNIHFPKNQELLAKAQYRLKFEELFYIQLQLITKKLIRKQKIKGFPFTEVGDYFTNFYNNHLPFELTNAQKRVIKEIRKDIGSSAQMNRLLQGDVGSGKTIVALMTMLLAIDNGFQACLMAPTAILANQHYQGIVELTKELDINVRLLMGSSKAKERREIHQELEEGTLHILIGTHAVLEDKVKFKNLGLAIIDEQHRFGVAQRSKLWHKNTYPPHILVMTATPIPRTLAMSLYGDLDISVIDELPPGRKSIKTVHRYDSNRLKVFKFIAEEIQKGRQIYVVYPLIQESEALDYKDLMDGYESIARSFPTPNYQISIVHGKMKPSDKDYEMERFVKGETNIMVATTVIEVGVNVPNASVMIIESAERFGLSQLHQLRGRVGRGAEQSFCILMTSHKLSSDSKTRLETMVRTNDGFDIAEVDLKLRGPGDIMGTQQSGVLNLKIADIVRDNDILQTARYYAMKILKEDPSLSLEKNKVLLFTYQQLAKHKNIWNYIS; from the coding sequence ATGAATCCTAATATTTTACAAACTCCAATTGATTATCTAAAAGGTGTTGGACCTTCTAGAGCTGATCTGTTGCGAACAGAGTTAGGGGTACATACCTATCAGGACTTAGTAAACTTATTTCCTAATAGATATATAGATAAAACAAATTACTATAAGATAAATGAGTTACAGCGTACTTCTGCAGAAGTACAAATGGTTGGCAAAATTGTTCACATTAAAATGGTAGAACAAAAACGTGGAAAACGTTTGGTGGCAAAGTTCATTGACGATACTGGAGAAATGGAATTAGTCTGGTTTAGAGGTCATAAATGGATAAAAGAAAACCTTAAACTTAATACACCCTATGTTATTTTCGGAAAAACCAAATATTATAATGGGTTCAGTATGCCGCATCCAGAAATGGAATTACTTTCGGAACACGAAAAGAATCTAAAAGTGATGATGCAACCAGTATATCCATCTACAGAAAAATTATCAAATAGAGGTATTACTAATCGTGTATTAAGTAAGATGATGCAACAACTATTTTTGGATACCAAAGCACGATTTTATGATACCCTTTCTGAAGAAATTAGATCCGAACTAAAATTAATTCATAAAAGTGAAGCAATACTTAATATTCACTTCCCTAAGAATCAAGAACTATTAGCTAAAGCACAATACCGATTAAAATTCGAAGAATTATTTTATATTCAATTACAATTGATTACTAAAAAGTTAATTCGTAAACAAAAGATTAAAGGGTTTCCTTTTACCGAAGTCGGTGATTATTTCACAAATTTCTATAATAATCATCTTCCTTTTGAACTTACAAACGCACAAAAACGAGTTATTAAAGAAATTCGAAAAGATATTGGTAGCAGTGCTCAGATGAATCGATTACTACAGGGAGATGTTGGATCAGGTAAAACAATTGTAGCTTTAATGACAATGTTATTAGCTATAGATAATGGATTTCAGGCATGTTTAATGGCTCCTACGGCAATTTTAGCCAATCAACATTATCAAGGAATAGTAGAACTCACCAAAGAATTAGACATTAATGTACGGTTACTAATGGGTAGCTCTAAAGCAAAAGAGCGTAGAGAAATCCATCAAGAATTAGAAGAAGGAACATTACATATTCTTATAGGAACTCATGCTGTTTTAGAAGATAAAGTGAAATTTAAAAATCTAGGTTTAGCGATTATAGATGAACAACATCGATTTGGAGTTGCACAACGTTCTAAATTATGGCATAAAAACACCTATCCCCCACATATTTTGGTGATGACAGCAACCCCCATTCCTAGAACTCTAGCGATGAGTCTTTATGGCGATTTAGATATTTCTGTTATTGATGAATTGCCACCAGGTAGAAAATCTATTAAAACCGTACATCGATATGATAGTAATCGCCTGAAGGTTTTTAAATTCATTGCAGAAGAAATTCAAAAAGGAAGGCAAATATATGTAGTCTATCCTTTGATTCAGGAATCAGAAGCTCTGGATTACAAGGATCTAATGGATGGATATGAAAGTATTGCACGCTCCTTCCCTACTCCAAATTATCAAATCTCTATAGTACATGGTAAAATGAAACCTTCAGACAAAGACTATGAAATGGAACGTTTCGTAAAAGGCGAAACTAATATTATGGTTGCTACTACAGTAATCGAAGTAGGTGTTAATGTACCTAATGCCAGTGTGATGATTATAGAAAGTGCAGAACGTTTCGGACTCTCACAATTACATCAATTACGCGGTCGTGTAGGTCGTGGGGCAGAACAAAGTTTTTGTATTCTGATGACCAGTCATAAACTTTCGTCAGACAGTAAAACAAGATTAGAAACTATGGTACGCACCAATGATGGTTTTGATATTGCAGAAGTAGATCTAAAATTAAGAGGTCCTGGAGATATTATGGGTACTCAGCAAAGCGGTGTTCTTAATCTTAAAATAGCAGATATCGTAAGAGATAATGATATATTGCAAACAGCAAGATACTACGCTATGAAAATTCTAAAAGAAGATCCTTCTTTGTCTCTAGAAAAGAATAAAGTGTTGTTGTTTACATATCAACAACTGGCAAAACATAAAAACATCTGGAATTACATTAGTTAG
- the xerA gene encoding site-specific tyrosine recombinase/integron integrase codes for MKHISKNITLKHLMIDQQKMIGLQFYPDKVIQALIKELPNPRWSNHFKMPYILNNQKNIDLIFEKFRGIAWINCNYFYRDKIINPSNPIANLKSFKNRRLTNNYRVCPEEYLQKLLLKRYSQNTARSYVNAFEAFINYYRDIELLSIGEREIRRYLRKLISEKKSNSYINLAINSIKFYYEIVLNMPNRFYAIERPRKQQKLPVVLCKEEILSIINNTNNLKHKCIVSLLYSAGLRRAELLNLKISDIDSKRMVIRVVCAKGNKDRYTLLSINVLKDLRNYFKQYQPKHYLFEGPKGNPYSASSVKTIIEKAAKKSKIIKKITPHTLRHSFATHLLENGTDLRYIQSLLGHSSSKTTEIYTHVATNTFRMIKNPLDL; via the coding sequence ATGAAACATATTAGTAAAAATATCACTTTGAAGCACTTAATGATCGATCAACAAAAAATGATTGGTTTACAGTTCTATCCTGATAAAGTGATTCAGGCTTTAATTAAAGAGTTACCTAATCCTAGATGGAGTAATCATTTTAAAATGCCTTATATCCTTAATAATCAGAAAAATATAGATCTTATTTTTGAAAAATTTAGAGGTATAGCCTGGATCAATTGTAATTATTTTTATCGCGATAAGATTATTAACCCTTCTAACCCAATCGCTAATCTTAAATCATTTAAGAACAGAAGGCTAACAAACAACTATAGAGTTTGTCCAGAAGAATATTTACAAAAATTATTATTAAAACGTTATTCGCAAAATACAGCAAGATCTTATGTCAATGCATTTGAAGCTTTTATCAATTATTATAGGGATATTGAACTTTTAAGCATTGGTGAGCGAGAAATAAGAAGATATCTTAGAAAATTAATAAGCGAAAAAAAATCAAATTCTTATATCAATCTGGCAATTAATAGCATAAAGTTTTATTATGAAATTGTTCTTAATATGCCTAATAGATTTTATGCTATAGAACGACCTAGAAAACAGCAAAAACTTCCTGTTGTATTATGTAAAGAGGAAATTTTATCAATAATCAATAACACCAATAATCTAAAACACAAATGTATTGTTAGTCTTTTGTATTCTGCCGGTTTAAGAAGAGCTGAGTTACTCAATTTAAAAATATCAGATATTGATAGTAAGCGAATGGTAATAAGGGTTGTCTGTGCAAAAGGTAACAAAGACAGGTATACATTGCTATCTATCAATGTATTAAAAGATTTAAGAAATTATTTCAAGCAATACCAACCTAAACATTATCTATTTGAAGGACCGAAAGGGAATCCTTACAGCGCAAGCAGTGTAAAGACAATCATAGAAAAAGCTGCTAAAAAATCTAAAATTATAAAGAAGATTACTCCACACACATTAAGGCACAGTTTTGCCACACATTTACTAGAGAACGGAACCGACCTACGTTATATACAATCATTATTGGGCCATAGTTCTAGTAAAACAACTGAAATTTACACCCATGTTGCTACAAATACTTTTAGAATGATTAAAAATCCTCTAGATTTGTAG
- a CDS encoding DUF6660 family protein, giving the protein MKFITIILSLLILGLSIKPCSDGNNAEDQHQEEITAEHNHKNDSDDTCPITCICNCCGIAITYQPIQTFELGVNNQISTEILSDYQSIYRFNFHSNIWQPPQLIS; this is encoded by the coding sequence ATGAAATTTATAACTATCATACTATCATTATTAATTCTTGGTTTGTCAATCAAACCTTGTTCTGACGGAAATAATGCCGAAGACCAACATCAAGAAGAAATAACTGCTGAACACAATCATAAAAATGATAGTGATGATACTTGTCCAATAACTTGTATTTGTAATTGTTGCGGAATCGCAATTACATATCAACCAATTCAAACTTTTGAATTAGGTGTAAACAATCAAATTTCTACAGAAATATTATCTGATTATCAATCAATCTACAGATTTAACTTTCATTCCAATATCTGGCAACCGCCACAATTAATTAGCTAA